The nucleotide window ATAATGCAGCCCGCATCGATTTCCGCATCACAACGGCACACGGCGAGACCCGGTGGATCAGCCACGAGTGCCAGCCGGTGTTCGGAAAGGACGGAAAATGGCTTGGTCGCCGGGCCAGCAACCGGGACATCACCGAGCGCAAGCTGGCCGAGGAAGCGTTAATTGTAGCTAAGCAGCAGGCCGAGCTGTACCTCGACCTCATGAGTCACGACATCAACAACATGCACCAGGTGGCTTTGGGTTACCTGGAACTGGCCAAGAGTATGCCTCCGGGCGAAGAGCAGGCGAAACTACTGGATAAGCCCGAGGAGGTGCTGCATCGTAGCACCCAGCTCATCAGTAACGTGAGGAAGCTGGAAAAGCTCCGGAATGGATTGCTCTTATTACAGGATGTAGACGTTTGTCAGGTGCTCCGGGACGTGCAGAGTGAGTACGGGTCGGTGCCGAATAAGCGGGTCACGCTGCACTTGAATGAGTGCGAACGGTGCATGGTCCGGGCGAACGATCTGCTGTATGACGTCTTCGCTAACCTGGTCAGCAATGCGATCAAGCACACGGGCGAGAGCGCCGATATTCTGATCGACCTGGATACGGTTAGCATTAATGGTGTAAAATATTGCCGGGTGATGGTCGATGACAACGGTCCCGGGATCCCGGACGAAATGAAGGACAGGATCTTCCAGCGATTATTGAAGGGCACGAGCAAGGCAAAGGGTATGGGCCTCGGCCTATACCTGGTGAAGACGCTCGTGGATAGTTACAGCGGCAGAGTATGGGTCGAGGACCGGGTAACCGGCGACTATACGAAGGGCACCCGGTTCGTGGTAACGCTACCCGTCATTGTGTAATATTTTTTATGAAATGCTTTTCATTTTCTTCGCGAATCCCCTTGCGCCTTCGAGGTCGCGAGCATTTGGCCTACCAAGGTTGAACACGATAAACTTTCCCGGGCACCTGTAGTCGCCCACAACGATAGCTCCCTTTTGCTCCAGCGCCTTCGTCGTCGTTTCGATTTCTCGGCCCTTGTTCAAGCCAGCGAGCCAATAAGTGCCGAAGAGGGCGACCTTCTGGCCTTTAAAGTCGTTGGTCTCGATGAACTTCATCATCTCTTGGCCGGGTGTACCCGCGTAGCGCCCACTGCCTAAAAACACTACACAGGCAGCCGGGTCGATCTTTGCGTTTGCCACTTCGACCGGCTTAACGCCCAGTGCCTCCCCCATCGCGTCGGCCAGCTTTTTCGTATTGCCGCTCCGCGAATAATAGATCACCTGATCCATAGGATATACAAGGGAAACATGGTGATTTATATATTATGTTTTGCGGTCGTCATTAAAATAAAAGCTATACGTTTTATATGATAATGGGGATTTGAAAGTTATTATTATAATACAATGGGCATTGGCTATATAATAACATTCTAGGATAATATGTTATTGAGTATTATCCATATTGGAGTAATGCGGGATAAATTATTAATTGGAGTACTGGTTAGATAAGCCGAATAAACGCTTCTTTGCCAAGTTAGTGAGTAGTTAATATTTTATGCTCCGGCGTTCTTAGTGGAATCATGAACGACCAGACGCGGCTCTTCCTTATGAAGCGCTTCCGGGAGTACTACGCGGAGCATCCGGTGCCGGTGCCGCCAGGTTTTACGCAGCGGGAGTGGGGTTTCCTCTACTACGAGGACGTGCCCGACCGGTCCCGCCCGATGCAGATGCACCGCCACAAGTCGTTCAACAGCGCCGCCGAGCTAAATGATTATCTCAAAAGCATGGCGCCGCAGCACGCCTACCATTCGGCCGCCTATTACCAGTACCCGCAGGCGCCCACGATGCTGGAAAAGAAATGGCTAGGGGCGGACCTGATATTCGATCTCGACGCCGACCACCTGCCCAACCCGCCGAAGTCGTACTCGGGCATGCTGGAGATGGTCAAAAAAGAGTTCATCCGCCTCATCGATGAATTTTTACTGGATGACCTGGGCTTCAGCGAGAAGGACATGGACATCGTGTTCTCCGGAGGCCGCGGCTACCATGTCCATATTCGGGACGAGCGCGTGAGGACACTAAAAAGCCCGGAGCGCCGGGAGATCGTGGATTATATCCTGGGCACGGGGCTGGATAGCGGCCGCATTTTCACGAAGGCCACGAAGATCGTGGAGGGCTTTAAAGGCCAGAAGACGACCGGCGTCTGGCAGATCGAGGGTTTCGACGGCGGCATTCCGGGGTATGGGTGGAACCGCCGGGTGGCGTGGTACATATCCGATAAGCTTGCCGATATCGGCCGCCTCGACGATAAAGAGGCTAAAAAAGAGCTTAAAAAATATGAGCTCGATAGCAAACAGGCAGGAGACCTGCTGGCCGTCGCCCGGGAGCCTGCGAAGCTGGATAAGGTCCGAAAGGAGGGGAGGCTCGAGATCAAGGGGAATCTCAAGGGCTTCTTTAAGAACATGCTGGACGGGACCATCGACCAGTTCAAGGTCGACGTGGCGGGAAAGACCGACGAGCCTGTGACGGCGGACATCAAAAGGCTTATACGGCTGCCCGGCTCTATACATGGGGGGTCGTCCTTTGGCGTCGTGCCCCTCACCAGAAAAAAGCTCGAAACCTTTAATCCCCTTGAAGATGCCATAATATTTACTGAAGCGCCCGTGCGGGTGCTGGTCACCAGGCCCCAGGAAGTGGAGATCAAAGGGAAGATCTGGCGCGTCGGCGAGGGCGTCGGGCGGCTGCCCGAGAATGTCGCCATGTACCTGATGTGCCGGGGGAGCGCCGAGTATGAGCCTTGAAGACCTCGTAATGATATTGACAAAGGAGCGGGAGATCGACGAGCTGCAGGAGATAGGCGACTCCTTCTACGATGATGCGGCCGGGTATATTAAAAAGCTCGAGGCTGCCCGGAACGAGGCGACGAATTACCGTGAGGCGGACATGCTCAGCGACGAGCTGAAGAACGCCCGCATGGTGCTCGAGGGAATTTTCGACAGGCGGCGCAGCAAGATCATCGACGCCGCGCTCAACACCGCTTCCGGCATCCGCATGGATGTCAAGGGGCTGACGCAGCGGGAAAAGCCGATGTTCGACGGGATCGTGGCCGCCCTGGAGAGCGGCCGGACGGACGTACTTCTCCCCGTATTAGAGCCCGGCAGGCCCCAAAATCCTTCGAAAAATATATTAGGGGAGACAACCACTAAGGAAAAGCCTATCGAAAATTCCGAAGTTCATAATGATAAAATAAGCGAAGACCTCGTGATGGTCAAAGTGCTCAAAGACATTCCCCGCTTCGTGGGGGTCGATGGGCGGCACTACCACTTATCCGGCGATGACGTGGTCGTTCTTCCGAAGGCGAACGCGCTGGTGCTGTGTAATAAAAACGTCGCCATACCCTTGCAAAATCCGCAGGGGGAGGGATAAACCCTATAAATCCATACGCAAAAAGGTGAATATCATATGAAGATGCCGAAAAAGTACATGACGTATTGTCCGCATTGCAAGACTCACACCGAGCATGAGGTGGAGAAGGTCAAGAAGGGAAGGGCCTCCACTCTCACCAGGATCGAGCGCCAGAAGGCCAGGTCCTTCGGTATCGGCAACCGCGGCAAGTTTTCCAAGGTCCCGGGCGGCGATAAGCCCACCAAGAAGGTCCACATCAGGCTCCGATGCCTCAAGTGCAAGAAGGCCATGATCAAGGAAGGCTTCAGGACACAGAAGTTCGAGCTCATCGAAGAGTAATGACATTTTAAGGAGTTCATATTCATGGAAATTACAAAGAGCAAGTTCCTCAAGGTCAAGTGCAATGACTGCCAGAACGAGCAGATCATCTTCGGGAACGCGACCAGCAGGGTGGACTGCACTGTATGCGGCCGGACCCTGGCCGAGCCGAGTGGCGGCAAGGCGGTCATCAAGACGGAGATCCTAGAAGTTTTAGAGTAGAGGTAAATTCGTATCATGACTAAAGGATGGCCCAACGTCGGGGAACTCGTCGTCTGCACCGTAACCAAGGTCGTCGACTTCGGGGCCTTCGTCGCGCTTGACGAATACGACAATAAGGAGGGCTTGATCCATATATCCGAGGTCGCCTCGGGATGGGTCAAGTATATCCGCGACCACGTGCGCGAAGGGCAGAAGATCGTCTGTAAAGTGCTGGACGTGAACCCCAAGAGGGGCCATATCGACCTTTCTTTCAAGGACGTTAACGAACACCAGCGCCGGGAGACCATCCAGCTCTGGAAGAACGACCAGAAGGCATCCAAGTGGCTCCAGTTCGCGGCCGATGACGCCGGAATACCGCCCGCCGAGCTCGAGGCAATGAAGGATAAGATCCGGGATGAGTTCGGCAACCTGTACGCTATCTTCGAGGACGCGGTCAAGGGCGACATGAAGGCCATCAACAAGCTTGGCTTCTCGCCTAAAGTCGTCGAGGCGATCGTCAAGGTCGCGAAGGATAACGTCAAGGTGCCTTCCGTGGACATATCCGGCTACGTGGACCTGATCTGCCCGGAATCCAACGGCATCGAAGTCATCAAGAAGGCGCTGAAGTCGGCCAACAAGGGCGAAGAAGGCGGCGACGGCATTCTCGTCGAGATCACCTACGTCGGCGCGCCGCGCTATCGTATCCGTGTCGTCGCTCCCGACTATAAGAAGGCCGAGAACATCCTCAAGAACGCCGCCATGGAGGCCATCGAGCAGGTAAAGAAGCACGGCGGCGAGGGCGAGTTCCACAGGCACATGGAAGAGGCGAAGTCCTTCCAATAAGCCTTTTTTCTATTCATGAAGACCAAGATGAAAAAGTGCGCGCAGTGCGGCACCTATACTTTTAATAGCGTATGCCCGAAATGCGGAGGGAAGACTATAAATCCCGTCCCGGCGAGATATTCACCTTTGGATGTCTACGGCAAGTACAGGCGTCTGGCAAAGAAGAAGTGAGCTTTTATTATGAACGAGACAACGGTCGTCGAATATGGCGAAAAGGCCCTGGACACGCCTGTCATGATCGTCGGGCTTCCGGGCATCGGACTGATCGGCAAGCTGGTAGCTGAACACATCATCGGCG belongs to Methanocella sp. and includes:
- a CDS encoding RNA-protein complex protein Nop10; this translates as MKTKMKKCAQCGTYTFNSVCPKCGGKTINPVPARYSPLDVYGKYRRLAKKK
- a CDS encoding 30S ribosomal protein S27e; the protein is MEITKSKFLKVKCNDCQNEQIIFGNATSRVDCTVCGRTLAEPSGGKAVIKTEILEVLE
- a CDS encoding 50S ribosomal protein L44e, encoding MKMPKKYMTYCPHCKTHTEHEVEKVKKGRASTLTRIERQKARSFGIGNRGKFSKVPGGDKPTKKVHIRLRCLKCKKAMIKEGFRTQKFELIEE
- the priS gene encoding DNA primase catalytic subunit PriS; protein product: MNDQTRLFLMKRFREYYAEHPVPVPPGFTQREWGFLYYEDVPDRSRPMQMHRHKSFNSAAELNDYLKSMAPQHAYHSAAYYQYPQAPTMLEKKWLGADLIFDLDADHLPNPPKSYSGMLEMVKKEFIRLIDEFLLDDLGFSEKDMDIVFSGGRGYHVHIRDERVRTLKSPERREIVDYILGTGLDSGRIFTKATKIVEGFKGQKTTGVWQIEGFDGGIPGYGWNRRVAWYISDKLADIGRLDDKEAKKELKKYELDSKQAGDLLAVAREPAKLDKVRKEGRLEIKGNLKGFFKNMLDGTIDQFKVDVAGKTDEPVTADIKRLIRLPGSIHGGSSFGVVPLTRKKLETFNPLEDAIIFTEAPVRVLVTRPQEVEIKGKIWRVGEGVGRLPENVAMYLMCRGSAEYEP
- a CDS encoding translation initiation factor IF-2 subunit alpha; its protein translation is MTKGWPNVGELVVCTVTKVVDFGAFVALDEYDNKEGLIHISEVASGWVKYIRDHVREGQKIVCKVLDVNPKRGHIDLSFKDVNEHQRRETIQLWKNDQKASKWLQFAADDAGIPPAELEAMKDKIRDEFGNLYAIFEDAVKGDMKAINKLGFSPKVVEAIVKVAKDNVKVPSVDISGYVDLICPESNGIEVIKKALKSANKGEEGGDGILVEITYVGAPRYRIRVVAPDYKKAENILKNAAMEAIEQVKKHGGEGEFHRHMEEAKSFQ
- a CDS encoding flavodoxin family protein: MDQVIYYSRSGNTKKLADAMGEALGVKPVEVANAKIDPAACVVFLGSGRYAGTPGQEMMKFIETNDFKGQKVALFGTYWLAGLNKGREIETTTKALEQKGAIVVGDYRCPGKFIVFNLGRPNARDLEGARGFAKKMKSIS